In Bradyrhizobium symbiodeficiens, the genomic stretch ATGATCAGCCTGGATGTGTCCAGGCGCAGCATCGAGCTCTTGGTCGATGCGGCCGAGCTGGAGCGCCGCCGTGCCGCATTGAAGCCGGCCGCAGCACCCGAGGAAGCACGGCGAGGCTACGCCTGGCTGTTCAACGAGACCATCATGCAGGCCGACGAGGGCTGCGACTTCGACTTCATGCAGAGGACTGGGAAGACCGAGACGAGTTGACCGAACGACGAACGCCCAGACCGCACAAGCGGCGGGCGACAAGACAGGGGTGAACCGATGATTGCATGATTCATGCTTGGGTTGGTGGCTACCGCTGCCGTGCTGTTCGTGACCGGGGCGGGGCGCAGGAGGTGAAGCATTATCGCTTCGCCTATGACCAGCCGCCGGGGACGGGCTATATCTGTCCTAGGTAACGACTTGCTCGACGCGCCATTGCGCGCCGTCGCAGACGTAGCGAAATGGCGTGCCGTGGCTATTCCTGAAGTAGCTGCCGCACAGCGCGTTGGCCATCCCCTGCATCACCGCGTCATGGCAGACGAACAGGAGATCGTCGCCGGGATGACGGTCGAGCCACGCGGAGACGCAAGCCAGCGACCGTTCCGTCATGGCATCCCAGCTCTCACCGTCGGCCGGCAGGATCGCGACGAGGCCCGTCGCGGAATTGACGCCATGCTTGATCATGAGGTCGCGAACGGGCAGGCCCTCGAAGCTGCCGAAGTCGAACTCGATGATGCCGTCGTCGATCGCCAGCGGCACCGAGATCGCGGACGCGATGATCTCGGCCGTTCGCGCCGCGCGGGCCAGGGGACTTGCGACGATGCGGCTGATGCCGGCGCCGCGCAACATGTCCACAGCCTCGTACGCCTGCCGGAGGCCGTCCTCGTTCAGCGGATTGTCGGTCCGCCCCTGGAATCGTCCCTCGCGATTCCAGTCTGTTGCGCCGTGGCGAAGGCCGTAGAACGTGCGCGTAGGCGTCACTTCGACTTGCTCGTGAACTTCTTCACGGCGGCACGGAATTCTTCCGTGTTCATCGCCATGATGATCTTGTGCTCCTCGGCATCGAGCTGCTGCTTCACTGGCGTGGTGGCGGCCTGGTAGACCAGCGATTTGGTGCCGGCGATTGCGGCCGGCGGGTTCCGCGCCAGCCGCTCGGCGAGTTGTCGCGTCGCCGCCTTCAG encodes the following:
- a CDS encoding histidine phosphatase family protein — its product is MTPTRTFYGLRHGATDWNREGRFQGRTDNPLNEDGLRQAYEAVDMLRGAGISRIVASPLARAARTAEIIASAISVPLAIDDGIIEFDFGSFEGLPVRDLMIKHGVNSATGLVAILPADGESWDAMTERSLACVSAWLDRHPGDDLLFVCHDAVMQGMANALCGSYFRNSHGTPFRYVCDGAQWRVEQVVT